The following proteins come from a genomic window of Athalia rosae chromosome 1, iyAthRosa1.1, whole genome shotgun sequence:
- the LOC105683783 gene encoding alpha-mannosidase 2, with the protein MYKILRRGTGRTFVLCGVVISLLLCIYYVSQAQTPPPGPVNVLNEGLRYDRSLTPESPAPSDYPDAKVSTDNCPVIAPSKTDVDTQEVFNKFEFQPSWMRSREYWDDSFEQRYAQLKKDEHRLPLKVIVVPHSHADPGWLKTFEQYFHSSTRGILNNMVTKLQQWPNMTFIWSEVSFLSLWWDSAHPTKKRAVKKLVKEGRLEMTTGGWVMTDEATSHIYGMLDQLIEGHQWLKTNLGVAPESGWAVDPFGHGATVPYLLKSSGISGTVIQRIHYAWKQWFAKHQYGDFHWRQPWDHTGSTDLLTHNQPFDIYSIKHSCGPHPHICLNFDFRKINGEYNEYTVRTVEVTKKNVKQIAELLLEQYARTGSLFPHNVVLMPLGDDFRYDHPIEWDQQYTNYKALMDFINERKEEYNAEVVFGTPRDYFREIETRRQQYPTLKGDFFVYSDIFSEGRPAYWSGYFTTRPYMKILDRELEANLRSAEILYTVALNVAKQSAQDIKLFETYFEKIVRARRNLGLFQHHDAITGTSKSVVMKDYALKLFESLSDMTSLQSFVIQSLAVTAPKTNSVYVIPESDRDSYEKLPKKIPIVLNNLEIRQILLFNPLAQTRQEVITLKVTSHLVRVLDPHKNPIPYQIIPVMNATSITHDVYTVLFIAELHPLSIATYHIQHVEKIAPEVLSVIYCSHCGKDTLFPVKAMQTGNVQLENGKIKLLFDGQTGFLKTVTKKATGRIMQCGIQFAAYTSAQFHSGAYLFMPDPILRDTDKDVLEAYTPHQKIYIVSGLLSARLTVEYGKLLVHHASIYHVENGLAEAVYLKNVIDFETPPKNRETEMFMRVQTDIQNEDPPEFYTDLNGHQMLKRTKIEKIGIEGNYYPITTMAYIEDATQRLTLLVDHAQGAASYQPGWLEVMLDRRTLYDDARGMGEGLLDNRKTVFKHWLLLEDVHGNRDAYSRASLFANHMSNALNYPVNVFVLSIEGAEQEVKVIADTRLITQSFPCDVHLLNLRTNHDQKLSHFPTNSALMVLHRQGYSCSVGTDAIFKNCPPGNKFSPNTSFYRLGINVTKTSLTGTKVQKQLSDGFAEIDVAPMEVETYDLRFV; encoded by the exons ATGTACAAAATCCTGAGACGCGGTACCGGCCGGACGTTCGTCTTGTGCGGTGTTGTCATATCCCTTTTGCTCTGCATTTACTACGTGAGCCAGGCTCAGACCCCACCGCCTGGGCCCGTAAACGTCCTCAACGAGGGACTCCGGTACGACAGAAGCCTGACCCCTGAATCTCCCGCCCCGAGTGATTATCCCGACGCCAAGGTCTCGACGGACAACTGCCCGGTCATCGCACCCAGCAAAACCGACGTCGACACGCAGGAGGTCTTCAACAAGTTCGAGTTCCAG CCCTCTTGGATGCGGAGTCGAGAGTACTGGGACGACAGTTTCGAACAACGTTACGCTCAACTTAAAAAGGACGAACACCGACTACCCTTAAAG GTCATCGTGGTTCCCCACAGCCACGCGGATCCGGGATGGCTCAAGACTTTCGAGCAGTATTTTCATTCCTCGACGAGGGGAATCCTCAACAACATGGTGACGAAACTACAGCAGTGGCCAAACATGACCTTCATTTGGAGCGAAGTTTCCTTCCTCTCGCTATGGTGGGACAG TGCTCACCCGACGAAGAAAAGGGCGGTGAAAAAGCTGGTCAAGGAAGGAAGACTGGAAATGACAACCGGCGGTTGGGTTATGACGGACGAGGCAACCTCGCACATTTATGGAATGCTAGACCAGCTCATCGAAG GACATCAGTGGCTCAAAACCAACTTAGGAGTTGCGCCGGAGTCCGGATGGGCCGTGGACCCTTTCGGACACGGGGCGACGGTCCCTTACCTACTCAAGTCCTCGGGTATTTCCGGTACGGTAATTCAACGAATCCATTACGCGTGGAAGCAATGGTTCGCTAAGCACCAGTACGGTGATTTTCATTGGCGTCAACCTTGGGACCACACCGGCTCTACGGACCTGCTGACGCACAACCAGCCCTTCGACATATACAGCATAAAACACTCTTGCGGTCCGCACCCGCATATTTGCCTAAATTTTGACTTTCGGAAAATCAACGGCGAGTACAACGAGTACACGGTGCGGACCGTCGAGGTCACGAAGAAGAATGTCAAGCAGATAGCCGAACTGCTGCTGGAACAGTACGCTCGGACCGGTTCTCTCTTTCCGCACAACGTCGTTCTGATGCCACTCGGGGACGACTTCCGTTACGATCATCCGATAGAGTGGGACCAGCAGTACACCAACTATAAAGCCCTGATGGACTTCATAAACGAGAGAAAGGAGGAGTACAACGCGGAGGTGGTCTTCGGAACCCCGAGAGATTACTTCAGAGAGATCGAGACGCGTAGGCAGCAGTACCCGACCCTGAAAGGGGACTTCTTCGTATACTCGGACATCTTCAGCGAAGGACGCCCCGCCTATTGGAGTGGCTACTTCACGACGCGTCCGTACATGAAGATCCTCGATCGCGAACTCGAGGCAAACCTGAGGTCCGCCGAGATCCTGTACACCGTGGCTTTGAACGTCGCCAAGCAATCCGCGCAGGATATAAAGCTCTTCGAGACTtacttcgaaaaaattgtgcgGGCGAGACGGAACCTGGGACTCTTCCAGCACCACGACGCGATCACGGGGACCTCGAAGTCGGTCGTCATGAAAGATTACGCGCTCAAGCTGTTCGAGTCGTTATCCGATATGACGAGTCTGCAGAGCTTCGTGATCCAGTCGCTGGCCGTTACTGCCCCGAAGACGAATTCGGTGTACGTTATACCCGAATCGGACAGAGATAGCTACGAAAAACTTCCGAAGAAAATTCCTATAGTGTTGAATAATCTCGAAATTCGACAGATTCTCCTATTCAATCCACTCGCCCAGACCCGTCAAGAAGTTATCACGCTCAAGGTGACCTCTCACCTCGTCAGAGTCCTCGATCCCCACAAGAATCCGATACCTTACCAGATCATTCCAGTGATGAACGCGACCAGCATAACGCACGATGTTTACACGGTACTTTTCATCGCCGAACTGCATCCCTTGTCTATCGCGACTTACCATATTCAGCATGTAGAAAAAATTGCGCCGGAGGTACTTTCGGTAATTTACTGCAGTCATTGTGGCAAAGACACTTTGTTCCCAGTGAAAGCAATGCAAACGGGCAACGTCCAGCTGGAAAATGGGAAGATAAAGCTTCTCTTCGACGGTCAGACGGGTTTTCTCAAGACCGTTACGAAGAAGGCTACGGGACGCATAATGCAGTGCGGTATTCAATTCGCGGCTTATACATCGGCGCAGTTTCACAGCGGTGCGTATCTCTTCATGCCGGATCCGATACTCCGCGACACCGACAAGGACGTACTCGAGGCGTACACGCCTCACCAGAAAATCTACATCGTCTCTGGTCTGTTGAGCGCAAGACTGACCGTGGAGTACGGTAAACTACTGGTGCATCACGCCTCCATATACCACGTAGAGAACGGTCTCGCGGAGGCGGTGTACCTTAAGAACGTAATAGACTTCGAAACTCCCCCTAAGAACCGTGAGACCGAAATGTTCATGCGGGTGCAGACCGACATTCAGAACGAGGACCCGCCCGAGTTTTACACCGATTTGAACGGGCACCAGATGCTGAAAAGAACAAAGATCGAAAAGATCGGGATCGAGGGAAATTATTACCCCATTACAACGATGGCGTACATCGAGGACGCGACACAGAGACTCACTCTTCTCGTTGATCACGCGCAGGGGGCCGCGAGCTATCAACCGGGGTGGCTCGAAGTGATGCTGGACCGGAGGACGCTCTATGACGACGCTAGAGGAATGGGTGAGGGGCTATTGGATAATCGCAAAACGGTTTTCAAACACTGGCTCTTGCTCGAGGACGTTCACGGGAATAGAGATGCGTACTCGAGAGCGTCGCTATTCGCTAACCACATGAGCAACGCGCTCAATTACCCCGTCAACGTATTCGTACTTTCGATCGAGGGCGCGGAGCAAGAAGTTAAGGTCATCGCCGACACGCGACTGATCACGCAGAGTTTCCCTTGTGACGTCCACCTTCTCAATTTGAGAACCAACCACGATCAAAAGCTCTCGCATTTCCCGACGAACAGCGCACTGATGGTGCTTCATCGTCAGGGGTACAGCTGCTCGGTTGGGACCGACGCAATATTCAAGAACTGCCCTCcgggaaataaattttcaccgaacacATCGTTCTACAGACTTGGGATAAACGTCACCAAGACTTCGCTCACCGGTACAAAAGTACAAAAGCAATTGAGCGACGGTTTTGCTGAGATCGATGTTGCGCCGATGGAAGTGGAAACGTACGATCTGCGTttcgtctaa
- the LOC105683787 gene encoding sterol regulatory element-binding protein cleavage-activating protein isoform X1 — protein MSRSLPDRVAGLYYAHGLFCSSHPIAVISLAISVILICCYPLVNLPMPGNAPRTVINHTEVPINGSHSPALYVQQVLLRVGVIPWRDDLTLTDAFRGPLYEIFNLLEIIRNYQDPETLKTLDQVCLHVEAVKRRNSKKPDVLPEYSCLVLSPANLWQQSIELFNHDTNLIGTIYTYQNLQKSKISLAEIMFGMSLKETGIKRYPIRVRQRILQFAVTIVFKEYEPQFIKGLNQRLATYYPLHQSQDTNTSYALPIDETLHIFYPGEFNYSDLFPLVMTFFALFLYVYFSVRKIELVKSKIGMAFSASVTVIASLLMSVGLCFFFGLTLSLSGKEVFPYLVLIVGLENVLVLTKSVVSIPAHLDVKIRVAQGLSKEGWSITKNLLTEVTILTIGLFTFVPAIQEFCIFAIVGLLNDFFLQMVFFSTILAIDIRRMELSSDTSRFHMPNVPTMRKQQFTTLSNKNGNIFRSKSHPRLNGLSNNGPTNIVAPNTQNTPTLVKIPKRLRLVHFWARTRIFQRAFMVWMVVWISMIIYNSGIVEHVIRLSDPLKSEADVDGYTIDRPQTLDNYIEFNTMKPVVTASSTLPPNHLSDQNPLSNNITEELNKLRPLDFPPWNRLSLYHWPSILSLYNISLAGEQITILPTIKLSHAVSPQLAKQISNPNDVQQFQWQSLATAALDPLDFSDIEVPTRSEGRGFNAPFIPSSPMEIFLAALLCLVSVIVVAYTMVVLYRCVCSRNYAEWRASWHQQEKSNDSVTQLVMEAVPLVLEGHTQEVECIATDGNTIASVCLAGHIRIWDSISGEQVAHVDRKQFFSNSLKDSSQTIPDSDELMSDYESGSPPSRGEMEIANSFGLYSTSSGMHMRKRNECVPYDIRHSPSSSLDYEYQIKEYSPEKQRLRRSVDNSFDFPDLRSTINTNFSTMKYSPVQKNYEQGFDFGDQYRQLFEEHRKSIDEIQKSESSERLASCANRLKKNELTGSVTSLGTDRTVQILSHNVSPIWCIDYQENLIVVGCANGSLEFWEGTTGLLKCMFDDGSGLGISAIKFIGNRVVAAKLNGSLDFLQLEIYNRGQHMDWSTTSYRRTHTRTRSAGSPMDMNNFMATKDNLRCMKIGSHRAHQQPITVLDSEGGRVLTGSQDHTLKVYRLEDQLPLYTLHGHCGPISCLFIDRVSPMTSGSGSQDGLLCVWDLLTGACMYSTQAHDGAIAAITCSASYVISIGTDERLCVWERFQGHLLHALPAHRAAYSPQLVMLTHHLLITSNQGCLVVWDVRTGEAVREVRLGHKDSSVFVKQMVAVRDSVVCDFSRQLRIVRFPLVSDKVE, from the exons ATGTCCCGTAGCCTGCCAGATAGAGTGGCAGGGCTCTATTATGCCCATGGCCTATTTTGCTCTTCACATCCCATTGCTGTCATTTCGTTGGCAATATCTGTCATTCTTATTTGTTG CTATCCTCTGGTAAATCTTCCCATGCCAGGGAATGCCCCACGCACAGTTATAAATCATACAGAGGTGCCCATAAATGGTTCACATAGTCCAGCACTATACGTTCAGCAAGTATTACTACGCGTGGGTGTTATACCATGGAGAGACGATCTGACTTTAACTGATGCCTTCAGAGGACCTCTGTATGAGATCTTTAATTTGTTAGAGATCATCCGGAACTACCAAGACCCAGAAAC GCTCAAGACCCTTGACCAAGTATGCCTTCATGTGGAAGCTGTCAAAAGGAGAAACTCAAAAAAGCCTGATGTTTTACCAGAGTACAGCTGCCTGGTGTTATCTCCTGCCAATTTGTGGCAACAAAGTATTGAACTATTCAATCATGACACAAATCTGATTGGCACAATTTATACTTATCAG AATCTTCAAAAGAGCAAGATAAGCCTGGCAGAGATAATGTTTGGTATGAGCTTGAAAGAAACTGGAATAAAGCGTTATCCTATCCGTGTTCGTCAGCGGATCTTGCAGTTTGCTGTAACTATTGTCTTCAAAGAATACGAACCTCA ATTCATAAAAGGATTAAATCAGAGATTAGCCACTTACTATCCACTGCATCAATCACAAGATACAAATACTTCTTATGCATTACCTATAGATGAAACATTGCATATATTTTATCCCGGAGAATTCAATTACTCAGATCTTTTCCCTCTAGTCATGACATTTTTCGCGTTATTTCTGTACGTTTACTTTTCTGTGCGTAAAATTGagctcgttaaatcaaaaattggAATGGCATTCAGCGCAAGTGTCACTGTTATTGCTTCCCTACTAATGAGCGTTGGATTATGCTTCTTTTTTGGTCTGACCCTGAGCTTGAGTGGAAAGGAAGTATTTCCTTATTTAGTTCTGAttgttggattagaaaatgtTCTAGTATTGACTAAAAGTGTAGTTAGCATACCAGCTCATTTGGATGTAAAGATCCGGGTTGCTCAGGGATTATCCAAAGAGGGATGGTCTATTACTAAAAATTTACTGACCGAGGTTACTATTCTGACAATTGGATTGTTTACTTTTGTTCCTGCGATTCAAGAATTCTGTATTTTTGCAATTGTCGGCTTATTGAATGACTTCTTCTTGCAAATGGTATTTTTCTCTACCATCCTTGCAATAGATATCAGGAGAATGGAATTATCCAGCGACACATCTAGGTTTCATATGCCAAATGTCCCAACAATGCGCAAACAGCAATTCACAACTTTGTCAAATAAGAACGGAAATATCTTTCGTTCTAAATCTCACCCTAGATTGAATGGTTTGAGTAACAATGGACCAACGAATATTGTTGCTCCAAATACTCAGAACACCCCAACACTGGTAAAGATACCGAAACGTTTGAGACTTGTACATTTTTGGGCAagaacgagaatttttcaaagggcATTTATGGTTTGGATGGTCGTTTGGATTAGTATGATCATATACAATTCTGGAATCGTTGAACACGTTATCCGATTGAGTGATCCATTGAAAAGCGAAGCTGATGTAGATGGTTACACTATAGATAGGCCACAAACTTTAGATAATTACATTGAATTCAACACCATGAAACCTGTAGTTACAGCATCCTCTACGCTTCCACCAAATCATCTAAGTGATCAG AATCCATTGTCCAACAATATTACTGAAGAGTTAAACAAATTGCGGCCACTGGACTTTCCTCCATGGAATCGACTATCATTGTACCATTGGCCTTCTATTCTTTCACTGTACAACATTTCATTAGCTGGGGAACAAATAACAATTCTTCCTACAATCAAACTATCTCATGCTGTAAGTCCGCAACTGGCCAAACAAATTAGCAATCCAAATGATGTGCAACAATTCCAATGGCAGAGCCTTGCAACTGCTGCTCTTGACCCCTTAGATTTTTCTG ATATCGAAGTACCGACTAGATCCGAAGGACGGGGTTTCAATGCTCCCTTTATTCCTTCAAGTCCCATGGAAATATTTCTTGCTGCCCTTTTGTGTTTGGTCAGCGTTATCGTTGTAGCATACACAATGGTCGTTCTCTATCGTTGCGTATGCAGTAGGAATTATGCAGAATGGCGAGCAAGTTGGCACCAGCAAGAAAAGTCGAATGATTCTGTTACTCAGCTTGTAATGGAAGCTGTACCGTTAGTTCTGGAAGGTCATACGCAAGAGGTAGAATGTATTGCGACGGATGGCAACACAATAGCCAGTGTGTGCTTAGCTGGACATATTAGGATTTGGGATTCGATATCAGGCGAACAAGTTGCCCACGTAGATCGAAAGCAGTTCTTTAGCAATTCCTTGAAGGATTCGAGCCAGACAATTCCAGATTCCGATGAATTGATGTCAGACTATGAAAGTGGCTCTCCACCGTCTCGGGGAGAAATGGAAATTGCAAATTCATTTGGACTTTATTCAACTTCAAGCGGAATGCACATGCGAAAACGAAATGAATGTGTTCCATATGATATCAGACACTCGCCCAGTTCTTCACTGGATTATGAATATCAAATAAAGGAGTACAGTCCTGAAAAGCAGAGGCTGCGACGAAGCGTAGACAACAGTTTCGATTTTCCGGATCTACGATCAACTATAAATACCAACTTTTCCACAATGAAGTATTCTCcggttcaaaaaaattatgagcAAGGTTTTGACTTCGGTGATCAGTACAGGCAGCTATTTGAGGAACATAGGAAATCaattgatgaaattcaaaagtccgaaagttCAGAACGTTTGGCGTCCTGCGCTaataggttgaaaaaaaatgaattgactGGAAGTGTGACTTCTCTGGGTACTGACAGAACAGTACAAATTCTTTCACACAATGTTTCACCTATATGGTGTATTGATTATCAAGAAAATCTCATTGTAGTTGGCTGTGCTAATGGGAGCTTGGAGTTCTGGGAAGGAACGACAGGTTTGCTTAAG TGTATGTTTGATGATGGATCGGGACTTGGAATATCGGCGATCAAATTCATTGGCAACAGGGTAGTAGCAGCTAAATTGAATGGGTCTTTGGACTTTTTACAGCTCGAAATTTATAACAGAGGGCAACATATGGATTGGTCTACAACGTCATACAGGAGAA CACACACAAGAACGCGCAGCGCTGGGTCACCGATGGACATGAATAATTTCATGGCAACTAAAGATAATTTACGCTGCATGAAAATCGGCTCACACAGAGCGCATCAACAGCCTATCACAGTTCTCGACAGCGAAGGTGGCAGGGTTCTAACAGGTAGTCAGGACCATACCCTCAAAGTATACAG ATTAGAAGATCAATTACCCTTGTATACGTTGCACGGTCATTGCGGGCCAATATCGTGCCTCTTTATTGACAGAGTCAGCCCCATGACTTCTGGGAGTGGATCTCAGGATGGCTTATTGTGTGTCTGGGACTTGTTAACTG gcGCGTGCATGTATAGTACACAAGCGCATGATGGAGCCATTGCTGCAATAACATGTTCAGCATCCTATGTTATCAGTATAGGAACTGATGAACGGCTCTGCGTTTGGGAAAGGTTCCAAGGACATTTGTTACATGCCCTTCCGGCCCACAGGGCTGCCTACAGTCCTCAATTAGTTATGCTGACGCATCATCTCCTCATTACAAGTAACCAG GGATGCCTGGTCGTGTGGGATGTGAGAACAGGTGAAGCTGTTCGAGAAGTAAGGCTGGGACACAAAGACAGTTCCGTCTTTGTTAAGCAAATGGTCGCCGTCAGAGACAGTGTGGTTTGCGATTTCAGTCGACAATTACGGATAGTCAGATTCCCTCTGGTCTCGGACAAAGTGGAATGA
- the LOC105683787 gene encoding sterol regulatory element-binding protein cleavage-activating protein isoform X2 produces MMKLKTLDQVCLHVEAVKRRNSKKPDVLPEYSCLVLSPANLWQQSIELFNHDTNLIGTIYTYQNLQKSKISLAEIMFGMSLKETGIKRYPIRVRQRILQFAVTIVFKEYEPQFIKGLNQRLATYYPLHQSQDTNTSYALPIDETLHIFYPGEFNYSDLFPLVMTFFALFLYVYFSVRKIELVKSKIGMAFSASVTVIASLLMSVGLCFFFGLTLSLSGKEVFPYLVLIVGLENVLVLTKSVVSIPAHLDVKIRVAQGLSKEGWSITKNLLTEVTILTIGLFTFVPAIQEFCIFAIVGLLNDFFLQMVFFSTILAIDIRRMELSSDTSRFHMPNVPTMRKQQFTTLSNKNGNIFRSKSHPRLNGLSNNGPTNIVAPNTQNTPTLVKIPKRLRLVHFWARTRIFQRAFMVWMVVWISMIIYNSGIVEHVIRLSDPLKSEADVDGYTIDRPQTLDNYIEFNTMKPVVTASSTLPPNHLSDQNPLSNNITEELNKLRPLDFPPWNRLSLYHWPSILSLYNISLAGEQITILPTIKLSHAVSPQLAKQISNPNDVQQFQWQSLATAALDPLDFSDIEVPTRSEGRGFNAPFIPSSPMEIFLAALLCLVSVIVVAYTMVVLYRCVCSRNYAEWRASWHQQEKSNDSVTQLVMEAVPLVLEGHTQEVECIATDGNTIASVCLAGHIRIWDSISGEQVAHVDRKQFFSNSLKDSSQTIPDSDELMSDYESGSPPSRGEMEIANSFGLYSTSSGMHMRKRNECVPYDIRHSPSSSLDYEYQIKEYSPEKQRLRRSVDNSFDFPDLRSTINTNFSTMKYSPVQKNYEQGFDFGDQYRQLFEEHRKSIDEIQKSESSERLASCANRLKKNELTGSVTSLGTDRTVQILSHNVSPIWCIDYQENLIVVGCANGSLEFWEGTTGLLKCMFDDGSGLGISAIKFIGNRVVAAKLNGSLDFLQLEIYNRGQHMDWSTTSYRRTHTRTRSAGSPMDMNNFMATKDNLRCMKIGSHRAHQQPITVLDSEGGRVLTGSQDHTLKVYRLEDQLPLYTLHGHCGPISCLFIDRVSPMTSGSGSQDGLLCVWDLLTGACMYSTQAHDGAIAAITCSASYVISIGTDERLCVWERFQGHLLHALPAHRAAYSPQLVMLTHHLLITSNQGCLVVWDVRTGEAVREVRLGHKDSSVFVKQMVAVRDSVVCDFSRQLRIVRFPLVSDKVE; encoded by the exons ATGATGAA GCTCAAGACCCTTGACCAAGTATGCCTTCATGTGGAAGCTGTCAAAAGGAGAAACTCAAAAAAGCCTGATGTTTTACCAGAGTACAGCTGCCTGGTGTTATCTCCTGCCAATTTGTGGCAACAAAGTATTGAACTATTCAATCATGACACAAATCTGATTGGCACAATTTATACTTATCAG AATCTTCAAAAGAGCAAGATAAGCCTGGCAGAGATAATGTTTGGTATGAGCTTGAAAGAAACTGGAATAAAGCGTTATCCTATCCGTGTTCGTCAGCGGATCTTGCAGTTTGCTGTAACTATTGTCTTCAAAGAATACGAACCTCA ATTCATAAAAGGATTAAATCAGAGATTAGCCACTTACTATCCACTGCATCAATCACAAGATACAAATACTTCTTATGCATTACCTATAGATGAAACATTGCATATATTTTATCCCGGAGAATTCAATTACTCAGATCTTTTCCCTCTAGTCATGACATTTTTCGCGTTATTTCTGTACGTTTACTTTTCTGTGCGTAAAATTGagctcgttaaatcaaaaattggAATGGCATTCAGCGCAAGTGTCACTGTTATTGCTTCCCTACTAATGAGCGTTGGATTATGCTTCTTTTTTGGTCTGACCCTGAGCTTGAGTGGAAAGGAAGTATTTCCTTATTTAGTTCTGAttgttggattagaaaatgtTCTAGTATTGACTAAAAGTGTAGTTAGCATACCAGCTCATTTGGATGTAAAGATCCGGGTTGCTCAGGGATTATCCAAAGAGGGATGGTCTATTACTAAAAATTTACTGACCGAGGTTACTATTCTGACAATTGGATTGTTTACTTTTGTTCCTGCGATTCAAGAATTCTGTATTTTTGCAATTGTCGGCTTATTGAATGACTTCTTCTTGCAAATGGTATTTTTCTCTACCATCCTTGCAATAGATATCAGGAGAATGGAATTATCCAGCGACACATCTAGGTTTCATATGCCAAATGTCCCAACAATGCGCAAACAGCAATTCACAACTTTGTCAAATAAGAACGGAAATATCTTTCGTTCTAAATCTCACCCTAGATTGAATGGTTTGAGTAACAATGGACCAACGAATATTGTTGCTCCAAATACTCAGAACACCCCAACACTGGTAAAGATACCGAAACGTTTGAGACTTGTACATTTTTGGGCAagaacgagaatttttcaaagggcATTTATGGTTTGGATGGTCGTTTGGATTAGTATGATCATATACAATTCTGGAATCGTTGAACACGTTATCCGATTGAGTGATCCATTGAAAAGCGAAGCTGATGTAGATGGTTACACTATAGATAGGCCACAAACTTTAGATAATTACATTGAATTCAACACCATGAAACCTGTAGTTACAGCATCCTCTACGCTTCCACCAAATCATCTAAGTGATCAG AATCCATTGTCCAACAATATTACTGAAGAGTTAAACAAATTGCGGCCACTGGACTTTCCTCCATGGAATCGACTATCATTGTACCATTGGCCTTCTATTCTTTCACTGTACAACATTTCATTAGCTGGGGAACAAATAACAATTCTTCCTACAATCAAACTATCTCATGCTGTAAGTCCGCAACTGGCCAAACAAATTAGCAATCCAAATGATGTGCAACAATTCCAATGGCAGAGCCTTGCAACTGCTGCTCTTGACCCCTTAGATTTTTCTG ATATCGAAGTACCGACTAGATCCGAAGGACGGGGTTTCAATGCTCCCTTTATTCCTTCAAGTCCCATGGAAATATTTCTTGCTGCCCTTTTGTGTTTGGTCAGCGTTATCGTTGTAGCATACACAATGGTCGTTCTCTATCGTTGCGTATGCAGTAGGAATTATGCAGAATGGCGAGCAAGTTGGCACCAGCAAGAAAAGTCGAATGATTCTGTTACTCAGCTTGTAATGGAAGCTGTACCGTTAGTTCTGGAAGGTCATACGCAAGAGGTAGAATGTATTGCGACGGATGGCAACACAATAGCCAGTGTGTGCTTAGCTGGACATATTAGGATTTGGGATTCGATATCAGGCGAACAAGTTGCCCACGTAGATCGAAAGCAGTTCTTTAGCAATTCCTTGAAGGATTCGAGCCAGACAATTCCAGATTCCGATGAATTGATGTCAGACTATGAAAGTGGCTCTCCACCGTCTCGGGGAGAAATGGAAATTGCAAATTCATTTGGACTTTATTCAACTTCAAGCGGAATGCACATGCGAAAACGAAATGAATGTGTTCCATATGATATCAGACACTCGCCCAGTTCTTCACTGGATTATGAATATCAAATAAAGGAGTACAGTCCTGAAAAGCAGAGGCTGCGACGAAGCGTAGACAACAGTTTCGATTTTCCGGATCTACGATCAACTATAAATACCAACTTTTCCACAATGAAGTATTCTCcggttcaaaaaaattatgagcAAGGTTTTGACTTCGGTGATCAGTACAGGCAGCTATTTGAGGAACATAGGAAATCaattgatgaaattcaaaagtccgaaagttCAGAACGTTTGGCGTCCTGCGCTaataggttgaaaaaaaatgaattgactGGAAGTGTGACTTCTCTGGGTACTGACAGAACAGTACAAATTCTTTCACACAATGTTTCACCTATATGGTGTATTGATTATCAAGAAAATCTCATTGTAGTTGGCTGTGCTAATGGGAGCTTGGAGTTCTGGGAAGGAACGACAGGTTTGCTTAAG TGTATGTTTGATGATGGATCGGGACTTGGAATATCGGCGATCAAATTCATTGGCAACAGGGTAGTAGCAGCTAAATTGAATGGGTCTTTGGACTTTTTACAGCTCGAAATTTATAACAGAGGGCAACATATGGATTGGTCTACAACGTCATACAGGAGAA CACACACAAGAACGCGCAGCGCTGGGTCACCGATGGACATGAATAATTTCATGGCAACTAAAGATAATTTACGCTGCATGAAAATCGGCTCACACAGAGCGCATCAACAGCCTATCACAGTTCTCGACAGCGAAGGTGGCAGGGTTCTAACAGGTAGTCAGGACCATACCCTCAAAGTATACAG ATTAGAAGATCAATTACCCTTGTATACGTTGCACGGTCATTGCGGGCCAATATCGTGCCTCTTTATTGACAGAGTCAGCCCCATGACTTCTGGGAGTGGATCTCAGGATGGCTTATTGTGTGTCTGGGACTTGTTAACTG gcGCGTGCATGTATAGTACACAAGCGCATGATGGAGCCATTGCTGCAATAACATGTTCAGCATCCTATGTTATCAGTATAGGAACTGATGAACGGCTCTGCGTTTGGGAAAGGTTCCAAGGACATTTGTTACATGCCCTTCCGGCCCACAGGGCTGCCTACAGTCCTCAATTAGTTATGCTGACGCATCATCTCCTCATTACAAGTAACCAG GGATGCCTGGTCGTGTGGGATGTGAGAACAGGTGAAGCTGTTCGAGAAGTAAGGCTGGGACACAAAGACAGTTCCGTCTTTGTTAAGCAAATGGTCGCCGTCAGAGACAGTGTGGTTTGCGATTTCAGTCGACAATTACGGATAGTCAGATTCCCTCTGGTCTCGGACAAAGTGGAATGA